One region of Rhodophyticola sp. CCM32 genomic DNA includes:
- the kdsA gene encoding 3-deoxy-8-phosphooctulonate synthase, giving the protein MKHVKIGPITCSNDHPLTVIAGPCQLETADHAQMIAEQMARTCTAAGAQFVFKGSFDKANRTSVSGKRGVGIDEGLAILQGVKNSFGCPVLTDIHTAAQCATVAEVVDILQIPAFLCRQTDLLLAAGETGAAINIKKGQFLAPADMANVVTKVESTGNTRILQTERGVSFGYNTLVTDMRSLPIMAQGGYPVVMDATHAVAQPGGKGDSSGGQREFAPVLARAAVSLGIAAVFIETHEDPDTAPSDGPNMIKLHDMPGLVTSLMAFDRLAKSNPIRI; this is encoded by the coding sequence ATGAAACACGTCAAGATCGGACCGATCACTTGCAGCAATGACCACCCCCTGACGGTCATTGCCGGCCCCTGTCAGCTTGAAACAGCCGACCATGCGCAGATGATTGCGGAGCAGATGGCCCGGACCTGTACCGCGGCGGGTGCGCAATTTGTCTTCAAGGGCAGTTTTGACAAGGCCAACCGCACCTCTGTCAGCGGCAAACGCGGTGTCGGCATCGACGAAGGCCTGGCGATCCTGCAAGGGGTGAAAAACAGCTTTGGCTGCCCGGTTCTGACCGATATCCATACCGCCGCCCAATGTGCCACCGTGGCAGAGGTTGTTGATATCCTGCAAATCCCCGCCTTCCTGTGCCGGCAGACCGACCTGTTGCTGGCGGCCGGGGAAACCGGGGCGGCGATCAACATCAAGAAGGGGCAGTTTCTGGCCCCGGCTGATATGGCCAATGTGGTCACCAAGGTGGAAAGCACCGGCAACACGCGTATTCTGCAGACCGAGCGGGGTGTCTCTTTCGGCTATAACACCCTGGTCACCGATATGCGCAGCCTGCCGATCATGGCGCAGGGTGGCTATCCGGTGGTGATGGATGCCACCCATGCGGTGGCCCAGCCCGGCGGCAAAGGCGACAGCAGTGGCGGCCAGCGGGAATTTGCCCCGGTTCTGGCACGCGCTGCCGTATCACTTGGCATCGCGGCGGTCTTTATTGAAACCCATGAAGACCCCGATACCGCGCCCTCTGACGGGCCCAATATGATCAAATTGCACGATATGCCCGGGCTTGTTACCAGCCTGATGGCGTTTGACCGCCTTGCCAAATCCAACCCAATTCGCATTTAA
- a CDS encoding phosphomannomutase/phosphoglucomutase — protein sequence MPKPLPNVTQNTWDFLHVPMITPTGFREYDARWKFPDEINLPGITALGLGLGTQMHEAGIDPVIAVGNDYRDYSLSVKNALILGLMQAGIQVKDIGPALSPMAYFSQFHLDAPAVAMVTASHNPNGWTGVKMGFQRPLTHGPDEMGQLRDIVLNGAGVARPGGSYSFVEGVREAYLDDLVGDFKMTRKLRVVCATGNGTASAFAPELFRRLGVEVVPSHNELDYTFPHYNPNPEAMEMLHDMAASVKDSGADFALGFDGDGDRCGVVDNEGEEIFADKMGVIMARDLAKIYPGSTFVADVKSTGLFASDPELKKHGAKADYWKTGHSHMKRRVHDLGALAGFEKSGHYFLADPIGRGYDCGMRVAVEICKLMDRNPDMSMADLRRALPVTYATPTMSPYCADTEKYDVLERLVEKLVARHAEGGSLGGVKIANVVTVNGARVMLENGGWGLVRASSNTPNLVVVCESPDSDAQMRAIFADIDAVIRTEPSVGEYDQTI from the coding sequence ATGCCCAAACCCCTGCCAAATGTGACCCAGAATACTTGGGATTTTCTGCATGTTCCGATGATCACCCCCACCGGGTTTCGTGAATATGACGCGCGCTGGAAATTCCCCGATGAGATCAATCTGCCGGGTATCACCGCCCTTGGTCTGGGCCTTGGCACCCAGATGCACGAGGCCGGGATCGACCCGGTTATCGCTGTTGGCAATGATTACCGCGACTATTCGCTATCGGTCAAAAACGCGCTGATCCTGGGGCTGATGCAGGCGGGTATTCAGGTCAAGGATATCGGCCCGGCGCTGAGCCCGATGGCCTATTTCAGCCAGTTCCATCTGGATGCCCCGGCCGTGGCGATGGTCACCGCCTCCCATAACCCCAATGGCTGGACCGGGGTCAAAATGGGCTTCCAGCGCCCGCTGACCCATGGCCCCGATGAGATGGGGCAGTTGCGCGACATCGTGCTGAACGGCGCAGGCGTGGCCCGGCCCGGTGGCAGCTACAGCTTTGTCGAAGGCGTGCGCGAGGCCTATCTGGACGATCTGGTGGGTGATTTCAAAATGACCCGGAAACTGCGCGTGGTCTGCGCCACGGGCAACGGCACCGCCTCGGCCTTCGCGCCGGAACTGTTCCGGCGGCTGGGGGTTGAGGTCGTGCCCTCCCATAACGAGCTTGATTACACCTTCCCCCATTACAACCCGAACCCCGAAGCGATGGAAATGCTGCATGACATGGCCGCCAGCGTCAAAGACAGCGGCGCGGATTTCGCGCTTGGCTTTGACGGCGATGGTGACCGCTGTGGCGTGGTGGACAATGAGGGGGAGGAGATTTTTGCCGATAAGATGGGGGTGATCATGGCCCGCGATCTGGCAAAGATTTACCCGGGCTCGACCTTTGTCGCCGATGTGAAATCAACCGGGCTGTTCGCGTCGGACCCTGAATTGAAGAAACATGGCGCCAAGGCGGATTACTGGAAAACCGGCCATTCCCATATGAAGCGCCGGGTGCATGACCTAGGCGCGCTGGCGGGGTTTGAGAAATCCGGCCACTACTTCCTGGCAGACCCCATCGGCCGTGGCTATGATTGCGGCATGCGGGTTGCCGTCGAGATCTGCAAACTGATGGACCGCAACCCGGATATGTCCATGGCCGATCTGCGCCGTGCCCTGCCGGTGACCTATGCGACCCCCACCATGTCCCCCTATTGCGCCGATACCGAGAAATATGACGTTCTGGAACGGCTGGTTGAAAAACTGGTTGCGCGCCATGCGGAGGGCGGCAGCCTCGGCGGTGTCAAAATCGCCAATGTGGTCACCGTCAACGGAGCGCGGGTGATGCTGGAAAACGGCGGCTGGGGGTTGGTGCGCGCCTCCTCGAACACGCCCAATCTTGTGGTGGTCTGCGAAAGCCCGGACAGCGACGCGCAGATGCGGGCGATTTTTGCCGATATCGACGCGGTGATCAGAACCGAACCGTCAGTGGGCGAGTATGATCAGACGATCTGA